The genomic region AGGGCGCAGTCGGCAAGGCCGCCGAGGCAGCGAAGAAGGCCACGGGGGGCGCCCACGACGACAAGATCGACAAGGGAGCCGGAGCCGCGACGGAGTACCTGCGCAAGCGGGCCCAGGAAGACAAGAAGGAATAGTCGTCCCTGACCTGTCGGGGACCACCGCCGAGGCCACGGCCCGGCCGGTGGTC from Nocardiopsis aegyptia harbors:
- a CDS encoding Rv0909 family putative TA system antitoxin; translated protein: MSGTGGAFNRIKKAVDDNAEKVQGAVGKAAEAAKKATGGAHDDKIDKGAGAATEYLRKRAQEDKKE